TTCAATGAATACAAAGTTACATTTATACAGTGTGTTTAAAAGTGGAATCAACCTCTTGTTCCAGGTTGGATTTTATCACTTCGCCCACTCATTTGTTcgaggaaactggaggaatgaAGCAGAGAGCTCTTTTGCTCTTTTGGCCAAATCATGTCATGACATCGACCTCATACATCACTGGGCCGGAGGACGCAGGTAAACAAACAGCTGTCAATGATCAACTCAAAGCTCGCCTGATGTTTAGAAGTAAGATGCAGTTAACACTTAAATACTGAAATAAGACGGTTGATCAGCTGTGTGACATCAAGTATATTTATTTGTCGATGCCTCTATCCAAACAGAGCCAGCAGAAACCAGACCCTTACCCAGTCTCTGCCTCATCAGTGGACGTGgttgtttgctgtgtgttttgtttttcttaatatGAATCATTAACATCAGTTTGTACTTGGCAGGTGTgtgaaaatgtcatcatttgGATCCGTCAGCCACTTCCACAAAGACAACAAGGTGTGTAGTCTGTTCACTTTATGTGGcccaaaacaaagaaatcacCTTTATCACAAAGGAAATAAGCAGCCACTGCAGATAAGAACAAACTGGTTGttgattgtgtttattttgtgttctCTACATTATTTCTAACAGAAATctccacacacactgaacatgaatataaaatgtaacatttctAGTTTATTTTGATCAGCCAACAGGTGCTGCAGATCGCTGTCTGGATTGTTCAGTAGAAGCAGTCTGTCCTTACTCAGCACGCAAAATCTACCTGGACAGAGTGAAACAGGTTAACATCTCAACACATTATTTACACCAATTATCTTTAGAACTTGACCACAGGTTGAAAATTGTGCTTTGCTTGCTttacaacgtgtgtgtgtgtttatgtgtgctaGGGTCACACCGGCTGGCCCGTATCAGTCATATGTCCGAGCTCGTTCCCAGACATCGAGTCAGTAACTGAGGCACTGAGGACTGGACCATATGGCCGCTGTGTCTACGAGTGTGACAATGACGTCTGCAGTAACCAGGttagaaaacacatttgtagACTGAGAGAGCAACAAGAGTTTGAGGCTGGTTCTCAATCTCCACGGCACAGCGTACTGTCACTTTCTAACCcgttaacttttgtttttgcttaaaaacacGTTAAATTCAAATTCCATCAGAGATGCACCAGTATCCATGGTGATATCAGACATAAGGTCAAATAAACTATAAGTATCTAGACCCAAGACTGACCTGACATGTTAGAAAACCATCAGATATCAAAGAATATGTCGATCTTATCAAAAAGGCCCAAAAAACAAggtagtattattattttttgtatgtatttggtGGTTTTCACATGAAAGAGTGAAGATGTGGCCTCGTTGACGTCTCCATTATATTTACCAAATCATCTGAGATGCTGTCTAGAAGCAGCTGATTACTGTGTGGCATTACTGAAATACACAGGCTGTATTGGTTTGTTACAGCTGTTTAAAATCTTAACACATCTgcacttttgttgttttgtcttgtttatctTCTCGTTCAGGTCGTTAACATGGAGTTTGAAGGGGGTCTGACAGCAGCCTTTTCCATGGTGGCGTTCACTGAGGAGATATGCAAGAGGAAAACAACTATGTATGGCAGCAAGGTAGGACTGTGAGGAATGTggacagaagaaacagaaagaggaaggaagtgcTAATACTTGAGCTACAAGAGGTTctgcaaagaaagaaaatctacaTGAAGAAGATGATGTCAAGTATTAGCTCACATGAAGCAAAGTCATTCTGCCCAATCAAAAGTGTTTGTAGACAggtgataatgaaaaaaaataaatatcacagtAGTGTTGACTACACACACTAactggccaaaagtatgtggacatccAAACACAGTCGTATATTGAACATGTCTTTCCAAAACCACCACTATGACTCTGCTGCTGTAACATAACAGGCTTCACTCTTCAGGGAAAACTTTTCACAGGATTTTGgagatttgctcccattcagccacaagacaTTAGTGAGGTCGGGGACTGATGTTGGGCGTTAAGGTCTGGCTCACAGTCATTGTTCCACATCATCTCAAAGGTGTTCAGCAGCTCTGCCGGTCAAGTTTCTCTACATCAGACTCCGAAAACCATTTCTTCACGGATCTCACTTTGAGCTTGTAGCATCGTCATTCTGATTTCCTCAAACTGCCACAAAGCCGAATGTACACTGTTGTCTAAAATATAACTGTAAGCTGAAGCTGCAGAGCTTGAACGATGCTTCTAAGATGGATGCATCAGCTAAATGCTGCTGTCTTTACAGGGGGAGCTGTCATATGAGGGCCATGAGATCCGTGTCTTTGACTTTCTGACCCAGaaatccacaaaacacacagcacgCAATAACGCTCCCGGACACTTTGGCATGAGTGGACACGGTGGAGCAGACTACCACCTTATGGAGGCCTTTATCTCTGCTGTGGCGGTGAGAGCTTATAAATGCATActagtttttattaatatagaGTTTCCTGTGGAGCTCATTTGGTTGTTTCAATATTTGAACAGCTTTCATTTGAATCTTTATCTTTTATGGACAGTTGAGTTGAATTTGTAGTTGTAGAAGTTCGGCCACATTAAGGAATAACGACATATAACAAAGATGctgtatttacatttgtgtAACTGTTGCAGAGGCACTGACACTAAATTAATGTTAAAGATTTGGAAACTGTGATGGTTGATTaatctggtgtgtgtgtgtgtgtgtgtgtgtgtgtgtgtgtgtgtgtgtgtgtgtgtgtgtgcagaacaACAATCCATCTCTGATCCGTTCGGGTCCTGAGGAGACGCTGCTGAGCCATTTGCTGGTGTTTGAAGCGGAGCGTTCACGACTGGAGAGCAGGGTGGTTTACTGTGGTGACACAAGTCAGAGCTAGAAGACTAAAAATCATTTAATCtcatcttaaaaacaaacattataatGATCTGAATGATTAATGAAACAATTAGACTGACGAATGAAGGGCCAAATCTTGAAGTTTAATTCACATTGCTCAGGGATTTTAATTGTGTATTTATAATCTgtgtttatgaatgaatgagtgaatctgttcagtttttaaattatatatgtACTATGTCAACATTATGTGTTTGttaatttgtgatgttttcttgATAAGAAGTGTTCATGTAACAGACTCATGATCtccactgaaaaatgtgaatctgttaaattaaaattgtCTTTGATTATAATTTGCTCTTAATGTCTCTTAATGTCATCTCACAGCTGCTGTGGTCAGGTTGACAGTTGGGGGGTTTATCCCCAGGAGCTGCCCAGCAATGACACTGTCAGTGTCCTGGAAGTGAGAAAGTACAGTAATATACACAAGTAATGGATCATTTCATCAGTTACTGTGGTGTCTTCACATTGCTTGTTTCGTCCAAAAGctaaaaagatattcagtttatcatcacaTAAGACAGTCAGAAAGCAAAAAATCCTGCTTACTAGCTGCAGCTGGAGCTAGGccaaaatgattgaaatgatcaatcaatcatcaacATTGTCGCTGGTAGAttttgtcaatcaattaattgtttcagctcaaaAGTCAACAGTTACAAGActgatcttatttatttaataagaTTAAAATAAGATGAAACTCATAATCTGAAAGTGAAATAAGCCATTTACTCTCCTTGTCTATTCTTATTAATTTAATGACAGGTGATGACAGGTGCTCTACTTTTGTTTGCAGAGTCTGTTATCCAGACTACAGCTTCAGTTGCTGCCCAACATAGTAGAGATTTACATCAATTAACAACACAAGCCTTTACAGTCTGCCTTTGATTCTGGTCATATTCTCTAAACCTATATGCGTAATTCTACAGgtaacaacagaaaaatatccATGTTTTTGTCCTCTATGCCAAGCGTTTATCACCAAAGCATTAACATCTTTTAAACACAAGGTGTCACTATTAGAAGTCAAAACATTTGGTCTGAAAACATGACTGGAGGAGCTGTGGTCTGCTGAGTGAAACAACAACGTCTGTGATTTAGGACAAGCAGACCCTAAAATGCTGAGGAGTATCACAGCAATAATGAGGAAAAGGTTTAATGACCACATGGAAAAGGCTTCCAACAACTGTCCACAAGAGAAAGCTGGTAGAGCGAAGTAGCTTTGGCATAAAAGCCAATAAGTAGACATGCAACAGTTTTCTACACATCTTAGACAGATAGCAAGAGACTGTGATTTTCAAGCAGATACAGATAACCAGATAAGGGTGCAACTCTGTGTAAGTGTATGTCAGAATATGTGCACAGAAAATTACTGGAGGAAGGGCATGGACTAACACTCGCCTCACAGTGTGTAAGAATTGAGGAACAGATGGCCGCTATGTCTATGAATggagaaaagagggagacagaaactGTTCatcatttcacacaaaaagGAGGGaagcacatgaaaacaaaaggaaagataATGGATAAAGAAGAGGGCAAAACGGAGAGAAAAAATTATAGATGTGGTTACATGTCTACAAGTGTAATGGAAAAGACCATTTCTCAAAAATGTGCCAcacaaaaggataaaaaaaaaaaacaatgtgaacATTGTTGAGGTAGAACAAaaagattttatatttattgtaaaaGAGGATGAAATATCATAGAGACTTAACTTTTGTGTGGGGGGCGTAGACTTGAAAATGTTAGTAGATTAAAGTGCTACAAGTGATGTGATGAGAGAAAATGTATGAGACAGACTGAAGGCAGTAAAGATAAAATGCTATTCATATGTGCCAAAAGAACAGAGAAATTTGTACCCATATTCATCCAGTCAGTCATTGCCAGTCAAGAGGGCATTCAAGTGTAAAATCATGATTGGTCACAGGACTCATCAGGCAGAATTAATTGTTGTTAAAGGCAATGGTGAACCACTCCTTGGGAAAAAGACAGCCATGAAGCTACGAGTTCTGAAAACGGGTGAAAATGTCTCAGCTGTTACAGACATTAAATGCACACTCCAGCAGCAATACACAAATGGAGTGGGAAAGTTGAACACCAAGCAGATTAGCCTATACATCAACCTAAAGGTGAAACCTGTGGCCCAGCCACTCAGATGCATACCATACAACCTCCAGGAGGCTGTGGAGGAAAAGATAAAAGAACTGGTGGACATGGACATTGCAGAACGTGTTGAGGGCACCACCCCCTGGGTGAACCAAGTGGTTGTACTCCCAAAACTGACTGAAGAAGTTGGTAAATGGAGCAGTTGCTAAAAAAAGTTGCTAAATGTCATTGCGTGATGACGTAAAACTGTCATTATGTAGAATGACAGTTTCTACTCAAATGGACTGTCCATCTTGACGAAAACTATGATTTGAAATTTTTTAGtttagatttgtttgtttataacaTATTTTTACTCGTAAAAGTAATAtaacacaacacattttttatgatcagatatttttttatttttaaacacgATACATTGAATTAttgaacaattattttcttatcaACTAGTAAAACTACACATTCTGAACAATTATAGTTTAAGCACTGTATTGGCCAAAAAACAATTGACTGCTGCTGCCTGTGCCTGTCTATTGAGCTGAGACGTCACTACCGCTGATGTCACTCACAATGCACTTTTGCAGCCAGGCAGGCAGACCATGTGTTGTGACAGAGAAATCCTTTTTGTGTCATTTAGAGGGAAAATGtgcataataaatacattttaaaagtagcTAAATTTGTTGCTAGgtgctttttgaaaaaaaaaagttgccatGGTAGTCTAAAAAGTTGCTAATTCTAGCAACAAAATTGCTAAGTTGGCATCACTGCCAGTTGTTAGTATTGTTTCCTTGGCAATGTGTGTCCATGGATTTGAGCACACAGGGAGGgctgtatttgtttgggtgttgagttcaaatatcaacaatctttctccagaatgactgacttcACCTTTATCTGTGTTTATGCTAAGTCTGCCACCATACAACAGTATTTCTAATAGCTCTATACTGTCTTAAATGCTATTTCACAGTCCTGCCTGACAAACTACTGACCAGTGAAAACTCCCCTTTCTTCTGGAGCGCCAGAGCAAGGAGCTGGCGGAGATGTTGGCCCAGGAGGACCTTGGGGAGATGGGCTTGAGCAGCCCCAGTGAACAGGTGGTTTACTTGCTGGTGGAGATGACACTGTTGGAGAGGCTGGAAGCTGCTGTGAGGAGGCTGGACAGACAGAGCCTCCCTGACAACTGGAGGGAGGTCCACCCCCAGGTAAAGGACTGACCTACATCAGAATATCCCTGAAAGGAAAGGCAATGTGAATATAGTAAATGCTGTGGTTTCATCATTTGAACTGCCTCCACCATATTGAATAATGAATTTACAGTCTCTGGTAATACTTAATTTTCAAATGAACCTGTTCCAAAGGCTTCATGTGTAGTGAACTGTAATGGTTAACTATCCTAAGCAAATGCAGAAACCACATAAACTTGTTGAGGTGagtctctgtctcttctttgtGCTGCTGGTGGAAGACATCGGGGTGttgcctccctcctccttttcttttaacttttaatgatAACTCATTTATTGTCTAGTGTGATTCTGCACACACTGGTCTTTCCTCTCAGCAGGGTTCATCCCAGAGTCCATGGAAGAAGCTGTTTGGGCTGCGCAGGTCTGGTCAGAGCAAACACAATATTACCCCTGTAGGTTCCCACCTCACAGCTTATACTGACATAACTAACACAGGTGTTGTGATAAAAAGCCAAACAGGGGCATCACTGGCTTGTTTCATAGTGGCActcctttttaaaataacaagcTGACGATGTGCACATGACCGCTATGACTGCTGAAATACAAGTTACTAATTTATTTGCCCTCACTTCTCTCTAGGCCTGCAGTGATGATGAATCTCACCCTCAAACTGCATGTCTCTGACAACAGCATGCTGGGTCACTTGCATCTCCAAGTCTAACTTGCAATATTTTCACCAGCTGTACTACTCCCACTTTAACCATCCATGCATTGATTCTTTTACATTGTATGTTCTCCATTGAATGTTCTCTCAAttcaaatagaataaaatagaaaccAGTTTTACTATACAATAAAATTCTTACCAGGTTTTCCTCTCACATAGAAAGTTAATGTTAAAAGGAGTAATAATGTTAAACCTTAACCATCAGTGTGCGAAGATAAATCATGGTACATAAAAAGATTTTAGATACTTCAAATCGACCTCAAAAATATAGACTTCACCTCAATTCAACTTATAATTGCATTGTGTTCCCCTTTCACCGTGTATGAAGCACTTAAGGGACAGCAGCCAGGAGAGGTTGGCTCTGCTAGAAGCTCGTCTGACTGAGGAAAAGGACTGGAGGAAACAGCTGGAGGTGGACCTCAGTGCTGCCCAGGCCGCACTTAAAAAAGACAAGGAGGTAAACACCACATATATCTAATGCTTCATCTGACTGTGCACAAAGAATAAtaacaccacagacacacaagggTGTGCAATTAAATTTATAGTTCAAGAAGTTTAGTTCTGATGCTTTTTGTCAtattataaagaaaaatattcacTGGAAACACACGTGCAACTAAAACAGGAATGGAAAAAAGGAAGTAGTGCAATGTGTGTTAATTGTCAATTTTAACCCATCACAAACcacacattttctttaacaGCACAAACTTTCTTCACACTCAACACATACAAGGCTTTGCAGATTGGCGAGCGAGAGCTGAAGAAGCTGAGACTCGAGGTCAACAGCCTTCAGACTGAATGCCAACAAGGGAAAACACTCATCAAGAGCCTCAACCAAGTCAAGGGGGAAAAAGCCATTCTGGAGGAAAAGGTTTGTTAATTTTGTCCACTGACACATTGCATAAGTCTTTTTAAACATGATGTAACTTGAATGATTataaaatacaggaaatattttaaagagataaaaatTAGGTTTTAGTGGAAATAGTGCAAAGTAGACATTAACATTAATAAGCAAAAACATGTCCACTTCCATTGCTTACTTAAATTAAGTgtttataaaaaagaaaaaaatagtcttaaaacgtgaacataatataatatatatatatattcagtgtCAATCAAGGAAAATTGACTTgacaacataaaaatgtgtcaacATTAATTTACAGCATATGTAAAGGATTTGCCAAAACTTGCATCATATTGAAATTTacaccattaaaataaatttctgtctgtcttctgtctttGACTCTTTGTCTGCCAGGTAGCCCAGATGGAGTGCGCCCACCGCCGACTCCAGAGTGAGGCAGAGCACTACAAGGACAGTAACCAGACCCAGGAGGACCTGCGGGAAAACCGGTTGCAGGTTGACCAGCTACAGGAGCAGGCTGACCGGCTAACCATGGAACTCAGCAGCCTCCAGACAGCACACAACAGACTGAGGTTGTTGTCAGTTTAGACTTCACAGTGCTCAGAGTATCATGCAGTTGTATTTTTGAAACATGTGGGTTGAAATAGAGATGGAGCAGAGCTGGGAGAGACATGATagcactgctgcagctggtaCTTCTATCTTGTTTCTTGGCTGGTCACAAGATAGGACTGTCATGCTGGAGCTTACCTGTTTTGCATACGTGTGCATACTTTGCAGGGATGAAATGGTTTCTGAGCGGCTGCAGACTGCTGAGCTCCAGGCCAAACTGAGCAACAGTCTCCAGGAGAAGCTGGCGgctgaggaggaaagagagagactggagcTCGAGGTACAGCGCCTCAAGGGGCAGATCCAGTGGCATCAAGAGCAGCTCTCCTCGACAAAGGAAGCACTTAGTAACAACCAGAAATCTGAATTGCTCACAACTCACATAGAGTGTAGGCTTAGTCCAGTGGAGAGGACTAAGGATGAGTGCCTGGATCAGGTAAGTGCATGTCCATCAGTAGGGTAATTTCCCCACCAACTCAAAGACACTATTCTGTAGTTGATCCTAACCTTTGACCTGCTTATAGAGGAAGACAAGCAGAAGGGCATTTCCTCTGCCAGAATCATATATGATTtatatactgcatgtgtgtgttgtgtgtgtagcTTTCATGTCTGAAGCAGGAGCTGAATCATCTGCAGACCAAGCTGGGGGAGGAGCGGCAGCTGGCCTCTCAGCACCAACTGGCTCTGCAGGCTCAGATCAATGAAGCCCAGGCACGAATCAAGGTGCATCTTATCCTAAAACATCATTAACATTCCCAAACAGTCATGCTGTTTCTGCAGCTCAATTTAAAATACCTCCTTATGTATTCACTAGATTTAAGTTTCAGTTTATTATATGATTGGCTTTTCATTGCTTTACTCTTCATATCGTGGAAGCTTCATTGTGCATTCATACTTAAGTTAATAGCCGATTTGAATATATCACAGCCctgtctcttctttctctcattaGTCCCAGGACTTAGTGATGAGCCAGAAGTCAGAGGAGGCTAAACAGATGAAACAGGACCTGCAGAGGGCACAGAGTCTGTTCACCTCAGCAGAGAGAGAGTTGCGCTATGAGAAGGAGAAGAACATGGACCTGAAGAGACACAACACCCTGCTGGACCAGGAAAAACTGAAAGTTGGTATTTAATTACAGCACATTTAGAATTTCCTGAATGCCACTGATAGTTATCACTTAATCATCATTCTGTTTTTCACTCAGTCACCTCACTGTGAATACTAATTATGATGAGCAAATGTGAAACTGTAACATAAACGTTAACAGGaaagaaaggtgctatacaaaaaATTCTAACTGTTAGATAGTTTATAATATAGTTGTTATATTGGTGTTAAACATCCTTTTCTGTGTTCATGCTCTGTTGTCTCATTCTGCTTCCTTCAGCTTTGTGCAGAGCTGAAGCAGGTTCAGACCAAGCTGGTCCAGTTGGA
This window of the Thunnus albacares chromosome 5, fThuAlb1.1, whole genome shotgun sequence genome carries:
- the LOC122982464 gene encoding putative oxidoreductase YteT, producing MGQNSSQGVSMTSSVRVIVVGAGSRGEIYSQFASIHPERMKVVAVADPRKFARTKLQQQHKIVDENIFEDWHSIVEREKFADAVLICTPDRLHKEPAVAFAKKGYHVLLEKPMATTAEDCTAIVEACMQSGVMLSVGHVLRYDPVIHKIKELIDAGVIGDVIHIQHLEPVGFYHFAHSFVRGNWRNEAESSFALLAKSCHDIDLIHHWAGGRRCVKMSSFGSVSHFHKDNKPTGAADRCLDCSVEAVCPYSARKIYLDRVKQGHTGWPVSVICPSSFPDIESVTEALRTGPYGRCVYECDNDVCSNQVVNMEFEGGLTAAFSMVAFTEEICKRKTTMYGSKGELSYEGHEIRVFDFLTQKSTKHTARNNAPGHFGMSGHGGADYHLMEAFISAVANNNPSLIRSGPEETLLSHLLVFEAERSRLESRVVYCGDTSQS
- the LOC122982266 gene encoding coiled-coil domain-containing protein 30-like, translating into MKLRVLKTGENVSAVTDIKCTLQQQYTNGVGKLNTKQISLYINLKVKPVAQPLRCIPYNLQEAVEEKIKELVDMDIAERVEGTTPWLLERQSKELAEMLAQEDLGEMGLSSPSEQVVYLLVEMTLLERLEAAVRRLDRQSLPDNWREVHPQHLRDSSQERLALLEARLTEEKDWRKQLEVDLSAAQAALKKDKEALQIGERELKKLRLEVNSLQTECQQGKTLIKSLNQVKGEKAILEEKVAQMECAHRRLQSEAEHYKDSNQTQEDLRENRLQVDQLQEQADRLTMELSSLQTAHNRLRDEMVSERLQTAELQAKLSNSLQEKLAAEEERERLELEVQRLKGQIQWHQEQLSSTKEALSNNQKSELLTTHIECRLSPVERTKDECLDQLSCLKQELNHLQTKLGEERQLASQHQLALQAQINEAQARIKSQDLVMSQKSEEAKQMKQDLQRAQSLFTSAERELRYEKEKNMDLKRHNTLLDQEKLKLCAELKQVQTKLVQLEQSVHTQVADSERQQQRIRELELELARNSTNRSTTTSLQEDLQAERARLIAADKKVLELQQQLKSAQHQLRMEEARAGESSRLERDSRDLSDTLSALRAQQQREHITRKLIEQREEEQQQQVRSLRLKEASLTRTNAELSHRVQQLDTRLSILEAELNKAREEARDGQTSSHRLKEELAASQQEYDRLQAELQQVLFQLDTHVRKYNEKQSQHKTKLRQAKQVFLKATTQRDSTIQRLENDLALASSLSHKEKERIHKVVEENEKLLGEKRVLLLKISEAEEMGSNGMRAASTAQHRVSLLEVENRHLQDRTLKLSNQVSSLERALRNQSFYSLENAKKVLPSESLCDGILHTSTLSLTSGSCDPLDILDSICRMKVGERAVVDGTRASISTHQPSEQGYLNLTSPLVPNNGDKV